In a single window of the Leptospira harrisiae genome:
- a CDS encoding neutral/alkaline non-lysosomal ceramidase N-terminal domain-containing protein, whose product MQFRISLVVLLCFTLSLHSEEKPVYSAAMAKKDITGPPVGVMFWGYAREDQTGLGIQTRQFARSLVIRDQSSKKLMAYVTAEVGGVPFEIQRDVVKRLQKELDPGFNYGNVLINASHTHSGPAGHFHYSEVSFYSKEFYSESYAVLRDGIFESIKEAYQKLKPAELIVGKAMVKEGGINRSLSAYLANPDSERKLYSDNIDREMLQLTVSVSGVPIGFVNWYGVHPTNITFDNRLISSDNKGIASLLAESEAKKQGANDFVAIFAQANEGDVSPNLNLNNTGPGKDIYDSSFIIGKRQFLASQQILKSEGKRLSGGISFTQKFIDMSKHPVSSEFSGTGKNEITCPSAYGYSFAAGSTEEGGGHWLFHEGMTNQNRRFYIDWIAKFMLQSPSDELRECQNPKAVLFPMGETKPIPSLPQILPYGLAVIGDLTILVLPHEVTTMSSRRLKKEVQSVLKEQSSEIVLSGLTNDFSGYITTPEEYSTQNYEGGHTLHGPQSLNALRQEFHKMSLELKNGTPAAQTTLMPMDLSDRVHPLKIPSADVVSNKPQNIIQPSAEIYKKGEVVSCRVASANPNVGYPKVSSYLWVESLVESTWKPVRSDADFDTKFIYQKRGLWGKNEESLDLLWETNSETKPGEYRLVHEGIYLGADGKKSAYRIECPSFRLLEGGI is encoded by the coding sequence ATGCAGTTTCGAATTTCACTGGTTGTACTACTTTGTTTCACGCTTTCCCTTCATTCTGAAGAAAAGCCCGTATATTCTGCCGCGATGGCGAAAAAGGACATCACTGGTCCACCCGTAGGTGTCATGTTCTGGGGTTACGCCAGGGAAGACCAAACAGGTCTTGGGATTCAAACCAGACAGTTTGCACGCTCTCTTGTCATTCGTGACCAAAGTTCTAAAAAACTCATGGCCTATGTGACCGCCGAAGTAGGAGGAGTGCCGTTTGAAATCCAAAGAGATGTTGTCAAAAGACTTCAAAAAGAATTAGATCCAGGATTTAACTATGGTAATGTGCTTATCAATGCATCTCATACACACAGTGGTCCTGCTGGACATTTTCATTATTCCGAAGTATCGTTTTATTCAAAAGAATTCTATTCAGAATCTTATGCAGTGCTAAGAGATGGAATTTTTGAATCTATTAAAGAGGCATATCAAAAGTTAAAACCTGCAGAATTGATTGTTGGAAAAGCTATGGTGAAAGAAGGGGGAATCAACAGAAGTCTTTCTGCTTATCTTGCTAACCCAGATTCAGAAAGAAAATTATACTCAGACAATATTGATAGAGAGATGCTCCAACTAACAGTATCAGTGTCAGGAGTTCCAATTGGGTTTGTAAATTGGTATGGCGTACACCCAACCAATATTACTTTTGATAATCGATTGATTTCTTCAGATAACAAAGGGATTGCCTCTTTACTTGCAGAGTCAGAAGCCAAAAAACAAGGAGCAAATGATTTTGTTGCTATCTTTGCACAGGCAAATGAGGGAGATGTCTCTCCAAATCTAAATTTAAATAACACAGGTCCTGGAAAGGATATTTATGATAGTAGTTTTATTATTGGAAAAAGACAATTTTTAGCAAGCCAACAAATCTTAAAGTCAGAAGGCAAACGATTGTCAGGTGGTATTTCTTTTACACAAAAATTCATCGATATGAGTAAACATCCCGTTAGTAGTGAATTTTCTGGAACGGGTAAAAACGAAATCACTTGTCCTTCTGCTTACGGATATTCCTTTGCTGCAGGTTCAACGGAAGAAGGAGGAGGGCATTGGTTGTTCCATGAAGGAATGACAAATCAGAATCGAAGATTTTATATTGATTGGATTGCAAAGTTTATGTTGCAATCTCCATCAGATGAATTAAGAGAATGCCAAAATCCAAAAGCAGTTTTATTTCCGATGGGAGAAACAAAACCAATCCCTAGTTTGCCACAAATTTTGCCTTATGGACTCGCTGTTATTGGTGATCTAACAATTTTAGTTTTGCCACATGAAGTCACAACCATGTCCAGTCGAAGATTAAAAAAAGAAGTTCAGTCAGTTTTAAAAGAACAATCATCTGAAATCGTATTATCTGGATTAACAAATGATTTTTCCGGATACATTACAACTCCAGAAGAATATTCCACACAAAATTATGAAGGTGGTCATACATTACATGGGCCACAAAGTTTAAATGCCTTAAGGCAAGAGTTTCATAAAATGTCATTAGAGCTGAAGAATGGTACACCTGCGGCTCAAACAACCCTAATGCCTATGGATTTATCAGATCGTGTCCATCCTTTAAAAATACCTTCTGCCGATGTGGTTTCTAACAAACCTCAGAATATCATCCAACCGAGTGCAGAAATATATAAAAAAGGTGAAGTGGTTTCTTGTCGTGTGGCATCAGCAAATCCCAATGTTGGTTATCCAAAAGTTTCTTCCTACCTTTGGGTTGAGTCATTGGTTGAGTCCACTTGGAAACCAGTAAGGTCTGATGCTGATTTTGATACAAAATTTATTTACCAAAAACGTGGTTTATGGGGTAAAAACGAAGAAAGTTTGGATTTACTTTGGGAAACCAATTCTGAAACTAAACCAGGTGAATATCGTTTGGTTCACGAAGGAATATACCTTGGAGCTGATGGAAAAAAATCTGCTTACCGTATAGAGTGTCCTAGTTTTCGATTATTGGAAGGTGGAATATAA
- a CDS encoding DUF3817 domain-containing protein, with amino-acid sequence MYTLLQTKLGRFRILAFLEGLSFLTILFVTMPLKYLYQNPEPNKIVGLIHGLLFLLYLVELFQVKVELGWKVKKTLLAALASVLPFGTFVAERYLYLKDDSEEKR; translated from the coding sequence TTGTATACTTTACTCCAAACAAAATTAGGAAGATTTCGCATTTTGGCTTTTTTAGAAGGCCTTTCGTTTCTCACGATCCTCTTTGTGACCATGCCTCTCAAGTATCTATACCAAAATCCAGAACCAAATAAGATTGTAGGTCTTATTCATGGTTTATTATTCCTTTTGTATTTAGTGGAACTTTTCCAAGTAAAAGTGGAGTTAGGTTGGAAGGTGAAAAAAACCTTATTAGCGGCGCTTGCCTCCGTTCTTCCTTTTGGAACCTTTGTGGCGGAACGTTATTTGTATTTGAAAGATGATTCAGAAGAGAAGCGATAG
- a CDS encoding lipid A deacylase LpxR family protein, with the protein MKALRFLILLAIFNFGLNAQSTKAIKKQIPIKKDLQPEIERTVPEPKDQYQIRLIMENDAFGAFSDRYYTNGSRLEFHMTAGESNPTRKILGYWNDIFITPSASTKYLQGFALGQEFYTPTNITKADVSYGDRPYSSRAYFSNSLTTATEDTSITTELEVGMIGPSVGGKSAQMNFHNLIGSPTPQGWDTQIPNSYSGALRTDVRKFHHRFFGTQYNLNLGNIQSDASFGLIFRFGNVDKTPGPGSSALQPGPPILHEDGKGYWYFYINPGGTFQFYNATIQGQIGTDRTYKAQSRESAFSNWDNYLNNPTPEAGEREIQYRALAEDNGRNSLQRYILFNEFLVKGTSNPYDIGLNYLIFNNIFNGAEDIERGTRLFLLKNLSDQWDQIPDNARALAIYSIFRPDGGKLPPIVRLYSYEILSQFILDPKQREVLLQLLREEIEYRDDKTYVADLKRAVGFVRAGFVSVSNAGFMFGIHYNYQTIDFQSGKGLPQQHQWIGFQLGKVF; encoded by the coding sequence ATGAAAGCTCTACGTTTCCTTATCCTTTTGGCAATTTTTAACTTCGGTTTAAATGCCCAATCAACAAAGGCGATAAAGAAACAAATCCCAATCAAAAAAGACCTGCAACCTGAAATCGAAAGAACAGTGCCAGAGCCAAAAGACCAATACCAAATCCGACTCATTATGGAGAACGATGCGTTTGGAGCTTTCTCTGATCGATATTATACAAATGGCTCTCGATTGGAGTTTCATATGACTGCCGGTGAGTCTAATCCCACTCGAAAAATTTTAGGATACTGGAATGATATATTTATTACACCATCAGCATCCACAAAATACCTACAAGGTTTTGCATTAGGACAAGAATTTTACACACCAACAAATATTACCAAGGCGGATGTTTCCTATGGTGATAGACCTTATTCAAGCAGAGCATACTTTAGTAACTCCTTAACGACTGCAACGGAAGACACAAGTATCACCACCGAATTAGAAGTGGGGATGATTGGACCTTCAGTGGGTGGCAAGTCGGCCCAAATGAACTTTCACAATCTAATTGGTTCACCAACACCGCAAGGATGGGATACTCAAATTCCAAACTCATATTCTGGAGCTTTACGAACTGACGTAAGAAAGTTCCATCATCGTTTTTTTGGAACACAATACAATTTAAATCTTGGAAATATACAATCAGATGCTTCGTTTGGTCTTATCTTTCGATTTGGAAATGTAGATAAAACTCCGGGACCAGGAAGTTCCGCCTTACAACCAGGTCCACCAATACTTCATGAAGATGGAAAAGGATATTGGTATTTTTATATTAATCCTGGTGGTACATTTCAATTTTATAATGCAACCATCCAAGGACAAATTGGAACAGACAGAACTTATAAAGCACAAAGTAGAGAGTCCGCATTTAGCAACTGGGATAACTATTTAAATAATCCAACTCCGGAAGCAGGAGAAAGAGAAATACAATATCGAGCACTTGCAGAAGATAACGGTAGAAATTCCTTACAAAGGTATATTCTTTTTAATGAATTTTTAGTAAAGGGAACTTCAAATCCCTATGATATAGGGCTCAATTATTTGATATTCAATAATATTTTTAATGGTGCAGAAGACATTGAAAGAGGTACGAGATTATTTTTATTAAAAAATCTTTCCGACCAATGGGACCAAATCCCAGATAACGCCCGTGCTTTGGCAATTTATTCTATCTTCAGACCAGATGGAGGGAAACTTCCTCCAATTGTAAGACTTTATTCCTATGAAATTTTATCACAGTTCATTCTTGATCCCAAACAAAGAGAAGTGCTATTACAACTGTTACGTGAGGAAATCGAATACCGGGATGACAAAACTTACGTGGCAGATTTAAAACGGGCAGTCGGATTTGTTCGTGCAGGATTTGTTTCCGTATCCAATGCCGGATTTATGTTTGGGATTCACTATAACTACCAAACTATCGATTTTCAATCTGGCAAAGGTTTACCCCAACAACACCAATGGATAGGATTTCAATTAGGTAAAGTTTTCTGA